DNA from Equus asinus isolate D_3611 breed Donkey chromosome 22, EquAss-T2T_v2, whole genome shotgun sequence:
GCTAGAGCAGGCAGTCATCTCTCCATCTAGGATTTCAAGGCACGAGAAAAGGTGGTGTTAGAAGATCCCAGAAGGCTGAGAATTTCTTCAAGGATGAGAAGCACGGTGGGGCTTGCCTTGTAGGTGCTAGAAACAAATAGAGAAACAGCTCGAGAAGCAcattgaaagtgaaagaaattcCCTCTCTGCATATGTCCTCAGTTCTGCCATTGTCATGTGAAAGCACCATAGACAATAGATCAATGAGTGAGGGAAACTGGACGTGGCCCACTACTCTAGAATGTACAAGATTCCTCAACTAAAATATTGGGAAAGAAAGAACCCTACTTGAAAATTTTCAAGACTTCCCACAATCATTTTCTGTGCATTTCAAAATGTTCCTAGAGATCCTAGGTTATTGTGATAATATTTCCCTTCAGCTAGAAAAACTTTCTTTGACATTTCTCAGAGTGCAAATTTGGCATAATGCcatctcttagttttcctttaacTCAAAAGTTTCCTATTTTGCCTTCAATTCCAAAGTATAGTTTCCCTGGATGTAGCATTTTGATTGGTCTCCACTCCTATCttaagcactttaaagatgttgttccattgtcttctagTTTGAATTGTTTCTGACATAAAGTCTGGGCTCTAACttgtatttctgtgtatataatgtctttttttttgctcGTTGTGTCACCAATATTCTCTTTTTGACTCATTTTCAGAAAGTTTATTCTAACGTGCcttcatttgtttttgctttttttttttttgcatttatcctACTTGGGTTTTGTGAATCTTCTTGCATCTGTTTGTAGTTTGTAGTTAtcatcaattttgaaaaaaactttGCCCGTTATAGTTTCTAACATTTTTCTGACCCCTCTTCTTCCAATTACATATGTAATATTTTCTCGGCTCTCACtgaatgttcatttttttcctttttatctctatGCTTATGTTCTATTTGTTTCTATTGTTATGTATTCaagtttaaaatcttttcttcttgatgtttcctttttctcaaatATTACTGTCATTCACTGCTTTTTGTCCCATATCTGAATATAGTTGGTTCACATATTTTCTCTAGAGTTTAGTTTTGGTTGTGGAAGACAAATCTTGCATAGTTATTCTTTCATGAGAAGATGTGGAAACATCTTAAATTCAATACTTTTTCAATATTAAATGACCTTTACATTTGCagtataaatacatatttcagtgacattttattatttcttatatattgaagtattttatttgttaatattctGCTTAGAACTTTTGAAGTTAAATTTATGAGAGAAATTtatctataattttttattttaatgcctATATGAGACATGACAGACTGATAAATATAGTGAGGAAACATTTCCTTTGTGATTATTCCTGAAAGAGTTTAGGTAAGAATGGTCTTACCTTTTTAAACATTTGGAAGTAAACACTGGTGAAGCCATTTAAGTAAGGATCATACTTCGTGGGAggattattaataaaaatttaatttccttaatagatatgttagaatttatatttctctttatacATCATTTTgctctatttaaaataattttattttgaatcatcaatatttcttaaaaatattgtttactacattctttttttaatatcagcAGGAGCTACAGTGATATCCCACTTTTCATTCTTGATGCTTGTGATTTAATATTGCTGGTTTATCTTTGTTAAGTTGACTAGGAGTTTACTGATCTTTCTTACTAAAGTCTTACAAATCTTTCAAAGGATCCATGTTTAGTCATGTGAATAGTCtatattgttcatttttctttttaacttatttttatctatattatttccctccttttatttttcaatccccaaagccccagtgcatagttgtctatctagttgtaagtcactactttcttttattttttgttctgaCTTGCTGTTTTCTATTTCGCATTATTAAGACAGATGAATCTTATTGATGTTCCTGCTTTATAATCTTTACCCATAAGGCTTTGTATATCCCTCTAATActtctttttctgcatcccagAAGTTTAGATATATCGTAATTTGTCATCATTtggtgtgatttcttttttatccaatgATTTTTAGGAAGCGTTTATTTTTAGTGTCCATTCCCATAGAGTTTTCTAGTTATCTAATTGTTATTGATTTCCATACTAAGTTGAAGTGATCAAAGAACATTTCACTGAATGTTTTCAACCTTTGAATTTGTTCAGGGTTTCTTTATGTCTCATCTGTTGTGAATGGTAGTGTCGCTCATGTATTTATAAGCAGTAGCATGTTGTTATTGCTAGTGCTATGGTGggaattttaaagatgagaaaaagtaTATTGGAATCTGGTACATTTCATAGATTAGATACCCAAGCTCCACCCCATGTGCTTTCTCGTTGGAGACGTTGGAAAGTTAAAGTGTCTTCTGCTACTAAGTTTCTTGacacagatttttttctatcAATTATATCCATACAAACTCAGAATTTGGAAGGGGatcaacttttatttccttttgactTTTTCTACAAGTTAGGAAGGTTGTGACTGTAGGTGGGCTTTTTTTTCTGCAGTATTTTTGAGTATTTCTAGAGAAACTATTTTGATGAATGAGGAAGCAGTGACATCGTTTTGTGTCTACATTTTTGATCCCTGGATCAGAGTTATGgtgctgtatttttaaaatcatacctCCAATGGTAGCCCTCTTTGTGAATTAATCCTATATTGCTCTAAGGGTCATTACAAGAGTGTCACCCAGAAGTTTCTCTAGCCTTTCCAAATTTGATAGGTCGCAGTTCACCTTAATGAATAATTTCCTGTTTAAAATACCTAAAGCACTTTGTCTTCCTATACTGATCAAATTTTTACTAATATTGTATTATGCTAAGGAGAAGCTCTACCACCATATCATTTTGCTATATctacatgaaaaaaaatccagaaacattacagaaataatttttaattaaaagtgggagtttcttggggctggcctggtggcacagcggttaagtttgcacgttccacttcttggcagcccagggttcgtcagtttggatcccgggtgcggacatggcactgcttggcaaaagccatgctgtgggaggcgtcccacatataaagtagaggaagatgggcatggatgttagctcagggccagtcttcctcagcaaaaagaggaggattgaaggcagatgttaactcaaggctaatcttcctaaaaaaaaaaaaaaaagagagagtttcTAAAAGTAGAATTACAATTAACTTCTGgaaatacttaggaaaaaatgGCATCCCTGTAATATTAGGCTCATTAATAGGGTATTATATCTCTTATATGAATGTAGTCTTTTAGTCACGTAATAATTTTTAAGGAATTCTTAAATATAGGTCTTGATCTCGTAAATATTTTTACTAaggatttttctaaaattttattgaatgctATTACTTcccccattttattttctaactgtttattatttaaatacaGGAAAGCAAAGAATTAGCAAAACTTTATCTGACTGAGTTTGTGATTTTGAGAGCATTTGTCTTGTCATGAAATATGTCTGCATCAAGAAATACAGGCAAATCATAATTTGGACtgaatttttgtctcttttaaattcatagcacatgtaatttgctacataatttaaaatattcatctaAAACCTCTCTCATAGTGTACACACTTTTCAATCTGTTTCTCTATGCCTATCAGTATGTCTGCTGTGATAATtatcagaaagtttttctttgtCAATGGAGAAAATAAGGTCAAGAGAAACTTCCAAAAAGATACAACCAGAGAAGAAAAAGGTCCTTGTTCTTGGTCTATTATTAGACTATTTGTCTGTATCTGAGTTACTGCAGTCCTCCTGGACAACAGCCATGGAGCCTGCACTTATGTCTCCGTAATTGACTTTATGGTTACTCTTCTCCCAATGGGATCTTTCACAGAAGATGAGCAAAACCTCAGTGctaaaatatactgaaaaaagatttcacaggaataaaaacgaCTAAGACCATCATAAAGAACCACTGCTGATACTGTACCAGATGATCATGGACTCTGGAGGACACAAGGTTGCTATGCTCCTTCCGTATCCATGGTTATCCCACTATCTTTATTTCAAGATGTATAAAGTATATGAGAATTCAGGAGAGAAGCTTCCTTCTCTCCGTATTCCTTATCCTGATTGAAGCGTGAGGTCCCTTGAATTGATGTAGCTTTGAAGAAAGTCATTTACTGCAGTGTAAGGATTGGAATGTTCaccagcttctctctctgcttcaagAAAAGGCGAAAGGGTTAAGACATTTTTCACTTAAGCAACTACTGatggaaatgaaatatttgtaataaaaaatttgaaatatatgtaaTGAGGCAATAGAATGCCTTATTTTATTAgtatgtttattttaatagaatGTTTATTTGGGGGAATAGTCTTgatctgagaaaataaatgtatatttggaAATAGcttttgagtattttattttatccatgcTTAGTGATTTTGatgttattaattttaacataCCAATAACttatctacttttattttattctcaaagaTGGCTACAGTGATAACAGAAACTAAATAGACTgaggtaaaattattttaaatatatttgttactGTCACGTAATGATTCAAACACTGACTTGGCTAACACAATTGCTGTAAACACTATCACAGAGATTATAAGTAATACTTCTATTTTGTCttacacataatatatattttggataaagaTCATTCTAAAACTATAAATacattgaggaaagaaattcagaatGGGAGTAAAACTAGAGAATAAAACATGCTATATTTTGGCTAAACTCCCTGCAAACGTATGattcaaatataataaaataacttCCCTTACTACTTAATAGAATAAGTCTCAGAAGTTTAGTGTTATCTAGTCCAAATTCTCGATTCTTCATGACATTAAAATTGCTTTATGTGCAATATTTAATTGTTACAAGCaatgtatttctatatttaagaGAATATTTATGTCATTAGAATCAAAGCCAAGATTTCATTGATTTGCCTTTTGCTTCTCAGCAGGTTTCTGCTATGGGTGACAGGAGAACAAGCAATCACTCAGAAGGGACCGACTTCACTCTTGTAGGCTTCACGGTCCGCCCAGAGCTccacatcctcctcttcctgctatTTCTGCTCGTCTATGCCATGATCCTTCTAGGGAATGTTGGGATGATGGCCATTATAATGACTGATCCCCGGCTGAACACACCAATGTATTTCTTCCTAGGCAACCTCTCCTTCATTGATCTCTTCTACTCATCTGTTATTGCACCCAAGGCTATGATCAACTTCTGGTCTGAGAGCAAGTCCATCTCCTTTGCAGGCTGTGTGACCCAGCTCTTTCTCTTTACCCTCTTCATTGTAACTGAGGGATTTCTTCTGGCAGCCATGGCTTATGACCGCTTTGTTGCCATCTGCAACCCACTCCTCTACTCTGTTCGGATGTCAACACGTCTCTGCACTCAGTTGGTGGCTGGTTCCTATTTTTGTGGCTGCGTTGATGGAGTTCTTCTGAGCGGCATGACATTTACTTTACCTTTTTGTGCTTCGCGGGCCATCAACCACTTTTACTGTGATTACCGTCCAGTTCAGAGGATTTCTTGTTCTGATCTCTACATTCATAAGATCCTTTCTTTTGTCTTATGTAGCATTATTATTTTGCCTACCATAACTGTCATTATTGTGTCCTATATGTATATTGTGTCCACAGTGCTAAAAATACGCTCCACTGAGGGACGTAAGAAAGCCTTCTCCACATGCAGCTCTCACCTAGGAGTTGTGAGTATACTGTATGGTGCTGTCACCTTTATGTATTTTATCCCTGACAGATTTCCTGAGCTCAGTAAGGTGGCCTCCTTATGTTACACCTTAGTCACTCCCATGTTGAATCCTCTGATTTACTCTCTGAGAAACAAAGATGTCAAAGAAGCTCTGAGAATggtcctggggaaaaaaaatgtttttgcttgATTCTATTTTAACGTTGATATAACTGAAAGACCTGGACATTATCACAATTTGGGGAAGCACTCACACCAAGAATGCAACATTCATCTTAGAAATATTTAATCTTAGCAAGTTTATCTCTTTGAATTCCATGTACTTAGAGAGGAAGAATACATTTGGATTATATTTTGTCTAGCTATTGATTATAAAGTAGAATGGCTTCTCTATACTTCATTTTGGATAATGACAATGATTGCTGTgtcatttgtttttaagaaagatGAATTCCAAATTTTCTCCTGGCTCTCTGAAGATGCTCTTTGGCATGTCTTATTTATCTTGAGGGAATAAGATATGTTATGTGCTTATTGTGCTTATGTATATAATTAATTGGTAGAGGAAACAAAATCTGGTTGATACAATAAGGCAGACAgaacaaaatatcaaatttaCTGAAGAAATCTTTTTGAGTGCTTAGTGAGAAAACCAGATACTCTGCGGTGCACAGTGTCCTAAGGATGACATGTGAGTCACTCTTGATAGTCCAGAGGCTGAATGAGTGACACAGTCATTTCACGGTTTCTCTGAATTGGATAAGTTACTCTTGAaaactctctctttttataaggaaactctaatgaaaataaaccaaaagtaaatgtaattcatttttttttttaagattttatttttttcctttttctccccaaagccccccagtacatagttgtatattcttcattgtgagtccttctagttgtggtatgtgggacgctgcctcagcgtggcttgatgagcagtgccatgtccgcgcccaggatttgaaccaacgaaacactgggctacctgcagcagagtgcacgaacttaaccactcagccatggggccagccccctgtaattcattttttattatatatgccTTTGTGAGAATAAATTCaccaaatttatatttattgaattttgatGCACTCTTTGCCCTATGAAAATGCCTAGGTATAAATAATTTCTGTTCTTAAGCTCACAatcaaaagaagggaaaatagcTGGATAGAAATCTAAACATTCCCATGGTAAACCCGGTGAAAACACACATATATCAAACACAAAGGACGTAGAGCCTCTAGAGTGAGAGGTCTTACATGGCAGGGAACACTTCCCAAGCACATTTGTTAAAGCATAGAGTtgagcaagaagaaatagacagggTTCTGTGCAAAGGGAAATAAATAACCATATAGTGAACTGTGTGAAGTttaataagtgatttttaaagcACAAGATAGGGAATAAGAGGTGAGACTTAAATGGAAATCATGCAGATGTAAATGACAAGCCAAGGAAGATGCCGTTTATTCTGTAGCCTGAGGGTAAGCATTGGAGATTTTTAAGAAACGTGGTATTGTATTCAAATTGGCCTTTTACAAAAATCACACTGATAGCtttgtggaagataaatattCACAGGGAGAAGGTAGTCAGAACAGAAAGCGTGCGGTCATCCAAGTAAGAGCTTATGGTGGCTTTAACAAAGGCAGTCATATTAGAGATAGTGAAGAGAGGGATTATGTTTAAAATGGCAGGTACACTCAGCTGAATATTGATTGATGGTTGATAAAATAAGAATGAAGTAGAAGTGAATAATGGCTTCTAATGTTTGTGCTTCTCTGACTTGGGAAATGCTACCtcaaaaaatgaggaggaaaatataAGTGTTAAGAGTTAATTGTTAACTtagttaagaaaataatctcgggagtgagactgatctttcaaattctgtttcttcctctgcaacTTTAGGCAGGTTACATAATGTCTCtgcatgtttttatttccttatgtAAAATGGGGTGCATAATAGTATCTACATCTTAGAATTACTTGCAGGAttaaattatacaaatttcaaATAGATTCATTAAATCTATATATTTCACTGCTACATTTGTTCTTTCCTCAGGCCCTTATGTAACTGAAAGTTTGGTatctgaacccgatgccaatccaaataacgagaacagagtcttgagtggagaGGAAAGgcttttactatgccaggcacagggagcaaagcaagggctcatgcctctaaaaattgctagctccccgatgaggaacGGGTAGGGatttttctttggggttttgggtaggggaggggcgcatgtagcttgtgcagctcgctgctttcccaccagcctgcgtttggccttgagaggctgcttgcagccagGCGGGGggatggtgagataggaggatggcaggtgggcgtcctttGCCGTTTTGTCTCGTCTTCCTGTTTGAGGCGGGTTTGAGCACCGGGagtgaggagttgaggtctgggaagcctctgctccttgatattcttgagacagcagctttcctggcaaacttcaaggacacatgatcagctaaactttagtgtgcctccaactccaggccacctgggctttgaacaatttgtaactcccatttagttgtaaagctcaacgagtcaaagtttaaagaaacaggtatttgcatgtgagtggagctagagaagcaggaaagcgggtggtgggttttagttttaaccccatatacgctgggttcaatgtgggggaactgatatcagggctgatgttaagagcctgtaacactTAGAACTATGTCATGTTAAGTCTCGGAGAGGAAGACAAtaattttctctgcctctctcctttaCTCTCTACCATGGAGAATACCTAATTCTCCAAGCTGACCTATGTTTTAATTTCCATAGACAGATCTTGAGAAACTGCTTAGTTATTTCAGTGTTTACCTTTCTTTCTGCTGACAACTAAtataaaagacttaaaaaatgacaattaaaaatgaacagagccacCCATTAGATGCAAAATAGTATCTTATCAAATACTACAGCTATTTATCTCTCTATCCATGTCTTTCTTTAAGAATTCTCTCTTATACTGCAGCAAGTGTCTCCTCTTTcacctacattttaaaatacagataactGGGGAAAATAGAGGACTCACTAGGTAGAAAAGCTGTATGAATATTTTTGGGTTCAGTGGTCACTTTGCTAAAGTGGCATCTTGTGTTTCTCCTGAGATGAAGTAGAGAGATTTTTAGGttcaaagaggcatattttacCAGCCCTCCTCTGGGAGTACAATGCAGAATCCTTCAGGGAGCACTCTGAGTCCTATAATGGAGCACGCCTGCAATGAAAGAGGCTCCTGATTCCTTATAATTCCAGCTATCCTAAGGCCCAGACGCAGGGTCCTCGTCCAGGGGATATTAGTAATCTTATATTAAACTGAGAAAGAAATCATAACAATGGTTGGTGTCAAAGGAGAAGAATGTTCCTCTCTATTCACTGTGTCTGTACCACCTGCCAACCATCAGCAGATCCCAAacatacacagaaatacaaacatAGCAAtagtctctctttccctctctctctctttcgcAGACacatgcgcgcgcacacacacacacacacacataccaggACACCTTTGAGAAAACACCAATAATTGATTCTCCTCCTATGTGTCGAATATCGTAGGCTGGCTCAGAAAAGAATCTTCAGGCTGAGGTAGAGGCTAATGACCCCACCAGCAGAGTATTTACATAGTATTTTTCAGTGCTGACCTTTATCCTTCCTTTCCTGATGTCAAGTAATTGCTGACATTACTACATGAATTAAATCAGGtctattctattttttggaaCTTActcttcttattttacttttgacTCAAGGACAATGGATGTGCTGTACAGAGTAAGTTCTGAAAACAAAAGTgagattgaaaaataataatgattaccATGTTAATAAAATTGATCAAAATATCATtaatgcatacatacatatacgtaTATGTGTGATTCTCTAAATATGATATATGTATTATGAGACTGTGTATAAAATAATCAAAGTTGTAGTACAAGTCACATACaaaatcattttaataatatctAGTGATTTTTTTTGATTTAGTAATTACTGGGTATTTTTTTGAA
Protein-coding regions in this window:
- the LOC106828035 gene encoding olfactory receptor 9K2-like, which translates into the protein MGDRRTSNHSEGTDFTLVGFTVRPELHILLFLLFLLVYAMILLGNVGMMAIIMTDPRLNTPMYFFLGNLSFIDLFYSSVIAPKAMINFWSESKSISFAGCVTQLFLFTLFIVTEGFLLAAMAYDRFVAICNPLLYSVRMSTRLCTQLVAGSYFCGCVDGVLLSGMTFTLPFCASRAINHFYCDYRPVQRISCSDLYIHKILSFVLCSIIILPTITVIIVSYMYIVSTVLKIRSTEGRKKAFSTCSSHLGVVSILYGAVTFMYFIPDRFPELSKVASLCYTLVTPMLNPLIYSLRNKDVKEALRMVLGKKNVFA